The following are encoded in a window of Pseudomonas sp. JQ170C genomic DNA:
- a CDS encoding capsular polysaccharide biosynthesis protein yields MSGPTITLQPLVDGPGWVGVMSQWVAWKVLHLPQFLGPEGPPYWLWRRGQKAPKGLKAIAGIGYKDSSAPARVLCKRWGLPYIAIEDGFLRSSSLGVEGDTPMSLVVDPVGIHYLADRPSLLENILQAPDELTPAELDSARQLIALMRSSGIGKYNNAPDLDPADPLGRERPLVLVVDQTAGDYSIPGGGLTEADYVRMLDAALAENPDAEVRVRIHPDCVGGHKPSCLLAAATARGVALEARPVSWASLARRARRVYIGTSQAGLEALIQGVPVTCFGLPFYAGWGLTDDRMPIPRRQARPDLVQLVAAAYVRYCRYVDPLTGQLTDALTVARQLARKKAQDAEFAGDIIVLGIKRHKQHNIRRFFSSRWGRLSFAEDSPTLVADVAARQGKVLVWAAREPADLKARAAAADVPVWRVEDGFLRSNGLGVRNAPALSLVLDRRGMHFDTSAPCDLEHLLEHTDFDAETLMEAARLREGIVARRVSKYNLNNAADNQIHARPGQRRILVPGQVEDDASLRYCTDGLRDNLSLLAHVRASAPDAWIVYKPHPDVEAGKRRGFTPDHSQLALADQVLCGVDIASLYDQVDEVHTLSSTAGFEALLRGLTVATYGTPFYAGWGLTHDHLPFTRRTRRLTLDQLVAGALLRYARYADPQHALPCDAWHALTCLSNHRPQQLAHHPRLQPLLNYTRTMLGCGRTEVP; encoded by the coding sequence GTGAGTGGCCCAACGATCACATTGCAACCGCTGGTAGACGGCCCTGGCTGGGTCGGCGTGATGTCGCAGTGGGTGGCCTGGAAGGTGCTGCACCTGCCGCAGTTTCTCGGCCCTGAAGGCCCACCCTATTGGTTGTGGCGGCGCGGGCAAAAAGCCCCCAAAGGCCTGAAGGCTATCGCGGGTATCGGCTACAAGGATTCCTCGGCCCCGGCCCGGGTGCTGTGCAAGCGCTGGGGGTTGCCTTACATCGCCATTGAAGACGGCTTCCTGCGCTCATCTTCGCTGGGCGTCGAGGGCGACACACCGATGTCGCTGGTGGTCGACCCGGTGGGTATCCACTACCTCGCCGATCGTCCTTCGCTGCTGGAAAACATCCTCCAGGCGCCAGATGAACTGACCCCCGCCGAGCTGGACAGCGCCCGCCAATTGATTGCGCTGATGCGCAGCAGCGGTATCGGCAAGTACAACAATGCCCCGGATCTGGACCCGGCTGATCCATTGGGCCGCGAGCGCCCCCTGGTGCTGGTGGTGGACCAGACCGCGGGCGACTACTCCATCCCCGGCGGCGGCCTGACCGAGGCGGATTACGTTCGCATGCTTGATGCGGCTCTGGCAGAGAACCCCGATGCCGAAGTGCGCGTGCGCATCCACCCCGACTGCGTGGGTGGGCACAAGCCCAGTTGCCTGCTGGCGGCAGCGACTGCGCGGGGCGTTGCCCTGGAGGCCCGCCCGGTGTCGTGGGCATCCCTGGCCCGCCGCGCCCGGCGGGTGTACATCGGCACCAGCCAGGCCGGGCTCGAGGCGTTGATCCAGGGTGTTCCGGTGACCTGTTTTGGCCTGCCGTTCTACGCCGGCTGGGGCCTGACCGACGACCGCATGCCGATCCCCCGGCGCCAGGCGCGGCCGGACCTGGTGCAGTTGGTGGCGGCGGCCTATGTGCGTTATTGCCGTTACGTCGATCCGCTGACCGGGCAACTCACCGACGCACTGACGGTGGCCCGGCAACTGGCGCGCAAGAAAGCACAAGACGCGGAGTTCGCCGGCGACATCATCGTGCTGGGGATCAAGCGCCATAAGCAGCACAACATCCGGCGTTTTTTCAGCAGCCGCTGGGGCCGCCTGAGCTTCGCCGAAGACAGCCCGACCCTGGTAGCCGATGTCGCCGCCAGGCAAGGCAAGGTGCTGGTCTGGGCCGCACGCGAACCTGCCGATCTCAAAGCCCGTGCCGCCGCCGCTGATGTGCCGGTATGGCGTGTCGAAGATGGTTTTTTGCGCTCCAATGGCCTGGGCGTGCGCAACGCGCCAGCGCTGTCGCTGGTGCTCGACCGCCGCGGCATGCACTTCGACACCAGCGCCCCGTGCGATCTGGAACACTTGCTGGAACACACGGACTTCGATGCCGAGACGTTGATGGAAGCGGCCCGCTTGCGCGAAGGGATCGTTGCCCGGCGCGTGAGCAAGTACAACCTCAATAACGCCGCTGACAATCAGATCCACGCCCGCCCGGGCCAGCGCCGCATCCTGGTGCCCGGGCAGGTGGAGGACGACGCCTCGCTGCGCTACTGCACCGACGGCCTGCGCGATAATCTGTCACTGCTCGCCCATGTAAGGGCCAGCGCTCCGGATGCCTGGATCGTGTACAAGCCCCACCCGGATGTGGAGGCCGGCAAACGTCGCGGCTTCACACCTGACCACAGCCAACTGGCGTTGGCCGACCAGGTACTGTGCGGGGTCGATATCGCCAGCCTGTACGACCAGGTCGATGAAGTGCATACCCTCAGCTCCACCGCAGGGTTTGAAGCGTTGTTGCGCGGCCTGACCGTGGCCACCTATGGCACCCCCTTTTACGCCGGCTGGGGTCTTACCCACGACCACCTGCCCTTCACGCGCCGCACCCGGCGCCTCACCCTGGACCAGTTGGTAGCCGGCGCCCTGTTGCGCTATGCGCGCTATGCCGACCCCCAGCACGCTTTGCCCTGCGATGCCTGGCATGCCCTGACATGCCTGTCGAACCATCGCCCGCAGCAGCTTGCGCATCACCCGCGCCTGCAGCCGCTGCTCAATTACACCCGGACCATGCTCGGCTGCGGCCGTACAGAGGTCCCCTAA
- a CDS encoding SDR family NAD(P)-dependent oxidoreductase, translating to MTHPSSPRCILITGATGGIGGALAPAYAAPGVTLILQGRRQDRLEEMASECRALGARVLLEALDVRDLEALRAMVRRVSDAEQPDLVLVGAGLNTAVGSNGEAECWDESRALLEVNVMAALATVEAALPAMRSRGHGQIALFSSLAGWRGLPVTPTYSASKAAIRVYGEAMRDWLAPQGVKLNVIIPGYVESKMCFEMPGPKPFLWTAEKAARRIKRGLAADQARISFPFPLNLGTWLLGVIPQRLSSFILRGLNYSD from the coding sequence ATGACACACCCGTCTTCACCCCGCTGCATTCTTATCACCGGCGCTACCGGCGGCATCGGTGGCGCGCTGGCACCGGCCTATGCCGCGCCAGGCGTGACCTTGATCCTGCAGGGCCGCCGCCAGGACCGTCTGGAAGAGATGGCCAGCGAATGCCGCGCCCTGGGCGCTCGCGTGTTGCTAGAAGCGCTGGACGTGCGCGACCTGGAAGCACTGCGCGCCATGGTGCGCCGGGTCAGTGACGCCGAACAGCCTGACCTGGTACTGGTCGGCGCGGGGCTCAACACCGCAGTGGGCAGCAATGGCGAGGCCGAGTGCTGGGATGAAAGCCGCGCCTTGCTCGAGGTCAATGTGATGGCGGCGCTCGCCACGGTGGAAGCGGCCTTGCCGGCCATGCGTTCGCGCGGCCATGGCCAGATTGCCCTGTTCAGCTCGCTGGCCGGCTGGCGTGGTTTGCCGGTGACGCCGACCTACAGCGCCAGCAAGGCGGCGATCCGCGTCTATGGCGAAGCCATGCGCGACTGGCTGGCCCCGCAGGGGGTGAAGCTCAATGTGATTATTCCCGGCTACGTCGAATCGAAAATGTGCTTCGAGATGCCCGGCCCCAAGCCGTTCCTGTGGACCGCGGAAAAAGCCGCCCGCCGCATCAAGCGTGGCCTGGCTGCGGACCAGGCACGCATCAGTTTTCCGTTCCCGCTGAACCTCGGCACCTGGTTGCTGGGTGTGATCCCGCAGCGTCTTTCTTCGTTCATCCTGCGTGGTCTGAATTACAGTGATTGA
- a CDS encoding phosphotransferase: MNLDLHPLQGCRTVFRWQQGHLEHHLHVLLPQWREHPLAITSQDLASNASFVNYVRHHQLVDPCTGQQVELVEKSIRKIAFIGSQEARFYRAQDMLTGSVHFQYPACLGIVETPWESLVFTEFVRGKPPRMHAIARQLASGIVELENLSHRYLSEQPLHKAPLFWSMDFFRPWFLLRPRFNFARCLPELERLGQSDECFTGLAKKFNDFTPLLSKLESAARRSPRCISHMDYLRKNLFVDEGKLLLIDWSEVKIGRVGFDGGAYLGSLFRRKDMKVFLAAQQEFIEAYHAALPHRFDSDEALRNLNYMFLLTALYHCLRPETIEEYQTKQRMPVLREKYDYLLSLL; the protein is encoded by the coding sequence ATGAACCTGGATTTACACCCTCTGCAAGGTTGCAGAACTGTCTTCCGCTGGCAGCAAGGCCACCTAGAACATCACCTACACGTATTGTTGCCGCAATGGCGTGAGCATCCCCTCGCTATCACTAGCCAGGACCTGGCGTCCAACGCCTCGTTCGTGAATTACGTGCGCCACCATCAACTCGTCGACCCCTGCACGGGTCAGCAAGTGGAACTGGTGGAGAAGTCGATTCGCAAAATTGCGTTCATCGGCAGCCAGGAAGCACGATTCTACCGAGCTCAAGACATGCTCACCGGCAGCGTGCATTTTCAGTACCCCGCCTGCCTGGGGATTGTTGAGACGCCGTGGGAGAGCCTGGTTTTTACCGAGTTCGTACGCGGAAAGCCACCTCGCATGCATGCCATTGCCAGGCAATTGGCATCGGGTATCGTCGAACTGGAAAACCTCAGCCACCGCTATTTGAGCGAGCAACCACTCCATAAGGCGCCGCTGTTTTGGAGCATGGATTTCTTCCGCCCCTGGTTCCTGCTGCGGCCTCGATTCAACTTTGCTCGTTGCCTACCCGAACTGGAGCGGCTGGGCCAGAGTGATGAGTGCTTTACCGGCCTGGCGAAGAAATTTAACGACTTTACACCCCTACTGAGCAAACTTGAATCTGCCGCACGGCGCAGCCCACGCTGTATCAGCCATATGGATTACCTGCGAAAGAACCTGTTCGTCGACGAGGGCAAGCTGCTGTTGATCGACTGGAGCGAGGTCAAGATCGGACGCGTGGGCTTTGATGGCGGCGCCTATCTTGGCAGCTTGTTCAGACGCAAGGACATGAAAGTGTTCCTCGCGGCACAACAGGAATTCATCGAGGCCTACCATGCCGCCTTACCCCACCGCTTCGACAGCGACGAAGCCTTGCGCAACTTGAACTATATGTTCCTGCTGACCGCGCTGTACCACTGCCTGCGCCCGGAAACCATCGAGGAGTACCAGACCAAGCAACGAATGCCGGTGCTACGTGAAAAGTACGACTATTTGCTCAGCCTGCTTTGA
- a CDS encoding KpsF/GutQ family sugar-phosphate isomerase — protein sequence MNHLAIAKEALIAQAQAITQMAGRLEGEFQNAVELILGCKGRTVVCGMGKSGLIGQKMVATFASTGTPSFFLHPAEAFHGDLGMLKPIDVLILISYSGETEELIKLIPSLKSFGNKFIAMTGNGQSTLAKHADIWLDISVEREVCPNNLAPTTSTLVTMAMGDALAVALIEAIQFKPMDFARYHPGGSLGRKLLTRVSDVMHSPAPVVSPDTSFHDCLLVMTQSRLGLTLVNENNQLVGIVTDGDLRRALLDNPGVVNQSVSAFMTARPHTIVADAQLSDAELYMRQKKIRALAVTAADSEAVVGVVEIFD from the coding sequence ATGAATCACCTTGCAATAGCAAAAGAAGCTCTCATCGCTCAAGCGCAGGCAATCACCCAAATGGCTGGCCGTCTGGAAGGTGAGTTTCAGAATGCCGTCGAGCTCATCCTTGGTTGCAAAGGGCGCACTGTCGTGTGCGGTATGGGTAAATCCGGCTTAATCGGGCAAAAGATGGTCGCAACCTTCGCCTCCACTGGAACCCCGAGCTTCTTCCTGCATCCTGCTGAAGCCTTTCATGGCGATTTGGGCATGCTCAAGCCCATCGATGTGCTGATTTTGATTAGCTACAGTGGCGAGACGGAGGAGCTGATAAAGCTGATACCGAGCTTGAAGTCCTTCGGCAACAAGTTCATCGCCATGACGGGTAACGGTCAATCGACTCTGGCCAAGCACGCGGATATCTGGCTGGACATTTCCGTTGAACGTGAAGTTTGTCCTAACAACCTTGCCCCAACGACATCAACCTTGGTCACCATGGCTATGGGAGACGCACTGGCAGTAGCCCTTATCGAGGCCATCCAGTTCAAGCCAATGGACTTTGCTCGCTATCATCCTGGTGGCAGCCTGGGTCGTAAGCTGTTGACCCGTGTCTCCGACGTTATGCATTCTCCGGCACCAGTGGTCAGCCCGGATACTAGCTTTCATGATTGCCTGCTGGTGATGACTCAGAGTCGATTGGGGCTGACTTTGGTTAATGAGAACAACCAGCTTGTTGGTATCGTGACTGACGGTGATCTTCGTCGGGCGCTGCTGGACAACCCAGGGGTGGTTAATCAGAGCGTTTCAGCCTTCATGACTGCTCGCCCTCACACAATTGTCGCCGACGCCCAGCTTTCCGATGCTGAGCTGTATATGCGCCAGAAGAAAATCCGAGCTTTGGCAGTCACTGCGGCAGATAGTGAAGCCGTTGTAGGCGTGGTTGAAATTTTCGACTGA
- a CDS encoding GNAT family N-acetyltransferase codes for MTIVLGSSLAAAQTADPALQRVVTQGRGSLAFLLGNTESRQRLLGNCINWDRVLLAMEEGKALGYVAFKHHLRGPYALRVQPFAQEFGKVQGWVRFAAFCLSEYREWRYSFLLYGLRVNKSARNRGIGSALVQACCAHAGAEGFKDVFLEVPLSNDRARALYLHNGFDLLRKRWVPFPPVRSMHRLAEPAS; via the coding sequence GTGACGATTGTGCTGGGGTCCAGCCTTGCAGCGGCGCAGACCGCTGATCCCGCATTGCAGCGCGTGGTGACCCAGGGGCGAGGCTCACTGGCGTTCCTGCTGGGCAACACCGAAAGTCGCCAACGCCTGCTCGGCAACTGCATCAACTGGGACCGGGTCCTGCTGGCCATGGAAGAAGGCAAGGCGCTGGGCTATGTGGCGTTCAAGCATCACCTGCGCGGCCCCTACGCCCTGCGTGTGCAGCCCTTCGCCCAGGAGTTCGGCAAGGTTCAGGGCTGGGTCCGCTTCGCCGCCTTCTGTTTGAGCGAGTACCGCGAATGGCGCTACTCGTTTCTGCTGTACGGGTTGCGCGTGAACAAGTCGGCCCGTAACCGTGGCATTGGCTCTGCGCTGGTGCAGGCCTGTTGTGCGCACGCTGGCGCAGAAGGCTTCAAGGACGTTTTTCTCGAAGTGCCACTGAGCAACGACCGGGCACGGGCCCTGTACCTGCACAACGGCTTTGACCTGTTGCGCAAGCGCTGGGTGCCTTTCCCACCGGTGCGCAGTATGCACCGGCTTGCGGAGCCTGCCTCGTGA
- a CDS encoding capsular polysaccharide biosynthesis protein, producing the protein MDDASPRPRLLILSKGAQRIATLPSLLPDFALHNGTVGDVEQADRVMAWGRKPSALMAMDIAGKASKPILTLEDGFLRSVGLGTDDPPLSLIVDDLGIYYDAGAPSRLEHLIALPLSPRESERALALQQLWQQQRVSKYNDARIEPIDLPEDCILLADQTFGDVSLQGAGPSDFMAMLAAALERYATSTVLLKVHPDVVAGRKQGHFDLKALAGHPRIRVLARNVHPAELLPRMRAVYVMTSQLGFDALLWNVPVHTWGMPFYAGWGLTDDRLPPPSRRLPASLAQLIHASLVLYPRYVCPERGKPCTPEVLISWLGLQRRHRSALPGAVQMLGFSRWKEPLTKLFFDGTAIRFVKPKKAPAPALAVVSWGCKHDDALATHPHPVSRVEDGFLRSVGLGAGKARPLSWVVDDLGIYYDATRPSRLEHILRHHTFDPELLGRSQALRLAICRAGITKYNLPGTAWQRPSQARRVILVTGQVEGDASIRFGAHRIRSNLQLLRAVREGNPDAWVLYKPHPEVQAGTRARGNDEAQTVDWCDEVIGDTPLQQLLEAVDEVHVLTSQSGFEALLRGVPVTTYGQPFYAGWGLTCDQDLHEDVQARRSRRLSLDELVAGTLLLYPTYVSRITNRFTTAEQTLYELQHWHALPQPGATSRWQDLIQRLSSLLGLKRLRS; encoded by the coding sequence ATGGATGACGCTTCTCCTCGCCCGCGTTTGTTGATCCTGTCCAAAGGTGCTCAACGCATTGCCACGCTGCCCTCGCTGCTGCCCGATTTCGCGCTGCATAACGGTACTGTGGGCGACGTCGAGCAGGCTGACCGGGTTATGGCCTGGGGTCGTAAACCCAGCGCACTGATGGCGATGGACATCGCCGGCAAAGCCAGCAAGCCGATCCTCACGCTCGAAGACGGCTTTCTGCGCTCTGTAGGCCTTGGGACTGATGACCCGCCACTGTCGCTGATCGTTGACGATCTGGGTATCTACTACGATGCCGGTGCCCCTTCGCGCCTTGAACATCTGATCGCCTTGCCCCTGAGCCCTCGTGAATCCGAACGAGCTCTGGCGCTGCAGCAGTTGTGGCAGCAACAACGAGTGTCCAAGTACAACGATGCCCGCATCGAGCCAATCGACCTACCCGAAGACTGCATACTGCTGGCTGACCAGACGTTCGGTGACGTTTCGCTGCAAGGCGCCGGGCCGAGCGACTTCATGGCAATGCTTGCGGCCGCGCTGGAGCGTTACGCCACCAGCACTGTCCTGCTCAAGGTTCACCCGGACGTGGTTGCCGGCCGCAAACAGGGCCACTTTGACCTGAAGGCGCTGGCAGGCCATCCACGGATCCGGGTTCTGGCGCGCAATGTTCATCCCGCCGAGTTGCTGCCGCGCATGCGTGCCGTGTACGTCATGACGTCACAACTGGGCTTTGATGCACTCTTGTGGAATGTGCCCGTTCACACATGGGGCATGCCCTTCTACGCAGGCTGGGGCCTGACGGATGACCGCCTGCCGCCCCCGTCGCGGCGCCTGCCGGCAAGTCTTGCACAATTGATTCATGCCAGTCTGGTGCTCTACCCGCGCTATGTCTGCCCCGAGCGCGGTAAGCCTTGTACCCCGGAAGTGCTGATCAGTTGGCTTGGCCTGCAACGTCGTCATCGCAGCGCGCTACCGGGTGCCGTCCAGATGCTGGGGTTCAGCCGCTGGAAGGAGCCGCTGACCAAGTTGTTTTTCGACGGCACGGCCATCCGCTTCGTCAAACCCAAGAAGGCACCGGCCCCGGCACTGGCTGTGGTGTCCTGGGGCTGCAAGCACGACGACGCCCTTGCGACCCACCCGCATCCAGTCAGCCGGGTGGAAGATGGCTTTCTGCGCTCGGTTGGCCTTGGCGCGGGCAAAGCCCGCCCGCTGTCGTGGGTAGTCGATGATCTCGGCATCTATTACGACGCTACGCGCCCCTCGCGCCTCGAACACATCCTGCGGCATCACACTTTTGACCCGGAACTGCTGGGCCGGTCACAAGCCCTGCGCCTGGCCATCTGCCGCGCCGGCATCACCAAGTACAACTTGCCAGGCACAGCCTGGCAGCGGCCATCCCAGGCCCGACGGGTGATTCTGGTGACCGGCCAGGTGGAAGGCGACGCCTCGATCCGCTTCGGCGCCCATCGCATCCGCAGCAACCTGCAACTACTGAGGGCAGTGCGCGAGGGCAACCCTGACGCCTGGGTACTGTACAAGCCGCACCCGGAAGTTCAAGCCGGCACCCGCGCCCGCGGCAATGACGAAGCTCAGACCGTGGACTGGTGTGACGAGGTGATCGGCGATACACCTCTACAGCAGTTGCTGGAAGCGGTAGACGAGGTGCATGTGCTGACCTCGCAATCCGGCTTCGAGGCCTTGTTGCGTGGCGTTCCGGTCACCACCTACGGCCAGCCGTTCTATGCCGGCTGGGGTTTGACATGCGATCAGGACCTGCACGAAGACGTGCAGGCAAGACGTTCACGACGTCTAAGTCTCGACGAATTGGTGGCAGGCACGCTACTGCTCTACCCCACCTACGTCAGTCGCATCACCAACCGCTTCACCACCGCCGAACAGACTCTTTACGAACTACAGCATTGGCACGCGTTACCGCAGCCCGGAGCAACATCCAGATGGCAAGACTTGATTCAGCGCTTGAGCAGTTTATTGGGCTTGAAACGCCTGAGAAGCTGA
- a CDS encoding capsule biosynthesis protein — protein sequence MARLDSALEQFIGLETPEKLKARATLRPLAPHPRNSFLFLQGVSSPFFNRLATALRAIDQHVNSISFNVGDVLYSAGSRTSCSAHPNELEAYYSERFRELDVTDLVLFGDCRPVHRPAVALARRLGIRVHVFEEGYFRPYWITLERDGVNNNSLLPRDPGWYREVGKHISRYENGNAFKLSFAARAAHDVLYHSGGVLNKVCFPKYRTHAPFNAAVEYAGFIRQGIRLLFASRRADELVAEVAREHRPTFLLPLQLDSDAQIKDHSPFANMFEVINHVIASFAAHAPTKARLLVKDHPLSPGLVNYRRITEALAQQYGVSDRVDFLATGHMPTLLSHIAGMVTVNSTAGASALLHSRPTFALANPIYAMPGLTQQGSLDDFWQHPEAPDMALFQHFRNTVIHTTQVNGGFYTRCGIDMAVTNCLEVLMAKTSRIENYL from the coding sequence ATGGCAAGACTTGATTCAGCGCTTGAGCAGTTTATTGGGCTTGAAACGCCTGAGAAGCTGAAGGCGCGAGCAACGCTTCGCCCTCTAGCGCCTCATCCGCGTAACAGCTTCCTGTTTTTACAGGGCGTCAGCTCGCCGTTTTTCAATCGGCTGGCCACGGCGCTGCGGGCAATCGATCAACATGTGAACAGCATCAGCTTCAATGTCGGCGATGTGCTGTACAGCGCAGGCTCGCGCACATCCTGCTCCGCCCACCCGAATGAGCTGGAAGCTTATTACAGCGAGCGCTTTCGTGAACTGGACGTCACCGATCTGGTGCTGTTCGGCGACTGCCGTCCGGTGCATCGCCCCGCGGTTGCCCTAGCACGGCGCCTGGGCATTCGTGTGCATGTGTTTGAGGAAGGATATTTCCGCCCGTACTGGATCACCCTGGAACGCGATGGCGTAAACAACAACTCGCTGCTGCCACGGGACCCGGGCTGGTACCGCGAAGTCGGCAAGCACATTTCGCGCTATGAAAACGGCAATGCGTTCAAGCTGTCGTTTGCCGCACGGGCCGCCCACGACGTGCTGTACCACAGCGGTGGCGTGCTGAACAAAGTGTGCTTCCCCAAGTACCGCACCCACGCCCCCTTCAATGCTGCCGTTGAGTACGCAGGCTTCATCCGCCAGGGCATTCGCCTGTTGTTTGCCAGCCGCCGCGCCGATGAGCTGGTGGCCGAAGTCGCCCGCGAACACCGCCCGACCTTCCTGCTGCCCCTACAGCTGGACAGCGACGCCCAGATCAAGGATCACTCGCCCTTCGCCAACATGTTCGAGGTCATCAACCATGTGATCGCCTCGTTCGCCGCCCATGCGCCTACCAAGGCGCGTTTGTTGGTGAAAGATCATCCGCTGAGCCCAGGCCTGGTGAACTACAGGCGCATTACCGAGGCGCTGGCACAGCAATATGGCGTGAGCGACCGGGTCGACTTCCTCGCCACCGGGCACATGCCGACACTGCTGTCGCATATCGCCGGCATGGTCACCGTCAACAGCACCGCGGGTGCCTCGGCGCTGCTGCACAGCCGCCCGACCTTTGCCCTGGCCAACCCGATCTACGCCATGCCGGGGCTCACTCAGCAAGGCAGCCTGGACGACTTCTGGCAGCACCCTGAGGCGCCCGACATGGCGCTGTTCCAACATTTTCGCAACACCGTCATCCACACCACGCAAGTCAACGGCGGCTTCTACACCCGCTGCGGCATCGACATGGCCGTGACCAATTGCCTGGAAGTGTTGATGGCGAAAACTTCAAGAATCGAAAATTACCTATGA
- a CDS encoding LTA synthase family protein, whose amino-acid sequence MLQVGVIGLLLTVLVERLLIPRPNLRRPLSCWLVHGGLWCACLALLYGLTARPLFSGVNVLLLWLLIVMVSNAKYHSLREPFVCADFEYFSDAVRFPRLYLPFFGFGKAALLAVGFVAYLWAGLTFETPVTGGHIEAFWLALGGLLLLKLGHRRQVPSFDAEADVKRWGLAASLWRYYWAARAPVDREALGSAFNTRAPAPTTAPLPDLVSVQSESFFDVRDLWPGVKTQVLGEYDRLAGEALARGKLQVAAWGANTVRTEFAYLTGIASEHLGVHRFNPYRVLARQGLPSVAAHLKAQGYRTVCIHPYNGSFYGRNKVLPALGFDEFIDVRSFNNSQKAGPFIGDCAVADKIRELLQDPARTQPLFIHAITMENHGPLHLEQVEAAELPAWFNRPLLAGMDDLAPYVRHIANADRMLGKLRETLLGHPREALLCFFGDHVPILPDVYQAIGAPAGDTDYLIWSNRHQPGTHPGPIRVEALSSRLVDCAHLKRKPVAVEGVA is encoded by the coding sequence ATCCTGCAGGTCGGCGTTATCGGCCTGCTGCTGACCGTGCTGGTCGAGCGCCTGCTGATCCCCCGCCCCAACCTGCGCCGCCCGTTGAGTTGCTGGCTGGTGCACGGTGGTTTGTGGTGCGCCTGCCTTGCGCTGCTGTATGGCCTGACCGCGCGCCCGCTGTTCAGTGGCGTGAACGTGTTGCTGTTGTGGCTGTTGATCGTGATGGTCAGCAACGCCAAGTACCACTCGTTGCGCGAGCCGTTTGTGTGCGCCGACTTTGAATACTTCAGCGATGCGGTGCGCTTTCCGCGGCTGTACCTGCCGTTCTTCGGCTTCGGCAAGGCGGCGCTGCTGGCCGTTGGATTCGTGGCTTACCTGTGGGCCGGGCTGACGTTCGAGACGCCCGTGACGGGTGGCCACATCGAGGCGTTCTGGCTGGCGCTGGGCGGCTTGTTGCTGTTGAAACTTGGCCATCGTCGCCAGGTGCCGAGCTTCGATGCCGAGGCGGACGTAAAACGCTGGGGGTTGGCTGCAAGCCTGTGGCGCTACTACTGGGCGGCCCGTGCGCCGGTTGACCGTGAAGCCCTGGGTTCGGCGTTCAACACCCGGGCTCCAGCCCCTACCACCGCGCCCCTGCCCGACCTGGTGTCGGTGCAGAGCGAATCGTTTTTCGATGTGCGTGACCTGTGGCCCGGTGTCAAAACCCAGGTGCTGGGCGAGTACGACCGCCTTGCCGGTGAAGCCCTCGCCCGTGGCAAGTTGCAGGTTGCCGCGTGGGGCGCCAATACCGTGCGCACCGAATTCGCCTACCTGACCGGCATCGCCAGCGAGCACCTTGGCGTACACCGCTTCAATCCCTACCGGGTACTGGCGCGCCAGGGCTTGCCGAGTGTTGCTGCGCACCTCAAGGCCCAGGGCTATCGTACCGTGTGCATCCACCCCTACAACGGCAGTTTCTACGGCCGCAACAAGGTGCTGCCAGCGCTGGGTTTCGATGAATTCATCGACGTGCGCAGCTTCAACAACTCGCAGAAAGCCGGCCCGTTCATTGGCGATTGCGCCGTAGCCGACAAGATCCGCGAGCTGCTGCAAGACCCTGCGCGCACCCAACCGCTGTTCATCCATGCAATCACCATGGAGAACCATGGCCCGCTGCACCTGGAGCAGGTCGAGGCCGCCGAACTGCCTGCCTGGTTCAACCGCCCGCTGCTCGCCGGCATGGACGACCTCGCGCCCTATGTGCGCCATATCGCCAACGCCGACCGCATGCTCGGCAAGCTACGCGAGACGTTGCTTGGGCACCCTCGCGAAGCCCTTCTGTGCTTCTTTGGCGACCACGTGCCGATCCTGCCGGATGTCTATCAGGCCATTGGCGCACCCGCCGGTGATACCGACTACCTGATCTGGTCGAACCGTCACCAGCCCGGCACGCATCCCGGCCCCATCCGGGTTGAAGCGTTGTCCAGCCGCCTGGTTGATTGCGCTCATCTGAAGCGCAAGCCTGTTGCTGTCGAAGGCGTGGCCTGA